In the genome of Streptomyces sp. NBC_00190, one region contains:
- a CDS encoding L,D-transpeptidase family protein, with amino-acid sequence MANGDDTEQVRELQARLKQLKFMSVAPTGFYGTKTTAAVKSFQSKHSLNATGSVDEATWNKIQSSSKKPTADELRPPTENEADAPDPRCMEGRVMCISKESRTLAWMIDGKVVSTMDVRFGSENTPTREGVFNVGWKAKDWTSTIYHTPMPYAMFFSGGQAVHYSADFAARGYAGASHGCVNVRDKKKLSALFDQVQVGDKVVVYW; translated from the coding sequence ATGGCCAACGGAGACGACACCGAGCAGGTGCGCGAGCTCCAGGCACGCCTGAAGCAGCTCAAGTTCATGTCGGTCGCGCCGACCGGCTTCTACGGCACGAAGACCACCGCGGCGGTCAAGTCCTTCCAGTCGAAGCACTCCCTGAACGCGACCGGTTCGGTCGACGAGGCCACCTGGAACAAGATCCAGAGCTCCTCGAAGAAGCCCACCGCCGACGAGCTGCGCCCGCCGACGGAGAACGAGGCGGACGCGCCCGACCCGCGCTGCATGGAGGGCCGGGTCATGTGCATCAGCAAGGAGAGCCGCACCCTCGCCTGGATGATCGACGGCAAGGTCGTCTCCACGATGGACGTGCGCTTCGGCTCGGAGAACACCCCGACCCGCGAGGGCGTGTTCAACGTGGGCTGGAAGGCCAAGGACTGGACGTCGACGATCTACCACACGCCGATGCCGTACGCGATGTTCTTCAGCGGCGGCCAGGCGGTGCACTACTCGGCCGACTTCGCGGCCCGCGGCTACGCTGGCGCCTCGCACGGCTGCGTGAACGTCCGGGACAAGAAGAAGCTGTCGGCCCTCTTCGACCAGGTGCAGGTCGGCGACAAGGTCGTCGTCTACTGGTGA
- a CDS encoding acyl-CoA mutase large subunit family protein, which yields MARTESGIPIEPVYGPGDLTGRDPETELGVPGDFPYTRGIYPTMYTGRPWTMRQYAGFGTAAESNARYRQLIAGGGTGLSVAFDLPTQMGHDSDAPLAHGEVGKVGVAVDSLDDMRTLFDGIPLDRVSTSMTINAPAALLLLLYQLVAEEQGIEGAQLTGTVQNDVLKEYIARGTYIFPPEPSLRLTADTFRYCRAEIPKWNTISISGYHMAEAGASPAQEVAFTLADGIAYVRTALAAGMAVDEFAPRLSFFFVARTTLLEEVAKFRAARRIWARVMREEFGARDPKSLMLRFHTQTAGVQLTAQQPELNLVRVAVQALAAVLGGTQSLHTNSFDEAIALPTEKSARLALRTQQVLAYETDVPQTADPFAGSYAVERMTDDLEAAALDLMRRVEAQGGAVAAIEAGFQKGEIERNAYRIAQETESGERVVVGVNRFALEREEPYEPLRVDPEIEARQCAALARLRAERDGAAVSAALAAVREAAGGTENVLYPMKEALRARATVGEVCGALREVWGAYEPADSNW from the coding sequence ATGGCACGCACCGAGAGCGGCATCCCGATCGAACCCGTCTACGGCCCCGGCGATCTGACGGGGCGGGACCCGGAGACCGAACTGGGCGTTCCGGGTGATTTCCCCTACACCAGGGGGATTTATCCGACGATGTACACCGGCCGGCCGTGGACGATGCGGCAGTACGCCGGATTCGGCACGGCGGCCGAGTCCAACGCGCGCTACCGGCAGCTCATCGCGGGCGGCGGGACCGGCCTGTCCGTCGCCTTCGACCTGCCGACCCAGATGGGTCACGACTCCGACGCCCCTCTCGCGCACGGCGAGGTCGGCAAGGTCGGGGTCGCGGTCGACTCGCTCGACGACATGCGGACCCTGTTCGACGGGATCCCCCTCGACCGGGTCTCCACCTCCATGACCATCAACGCGCCCGCCGCGCTGCTCCTGCTGCTCTACCAGCTGGTCGCCGAGGAGCAGGGGATCGAGGGCGCGCAGCTGACCGGGACGGTGCAGAACGACGTCCTGAAGGAGTACATCGCCCGCGGGACGTACATCTTCCCGCCCGAGCCCTCGCTCCGGCTCACGGCCGACACCTTCCGCTACTGCCGGGCCGAGATCCCGAAGTGGAACACCATCTCCATCTCCGGCTACCACATGGCCGAAGCGGGGGCCTCGCCCGCGCAGGAGGTGGCCTTCACCCTCGCCGACGGCATCGCGTACGTCCGTACGGCCCTGGCGGCCGGGATGGCGGTCGACGAGTTCGCGCCCAGGCTCTCCTTCTTCTTCGTCGCCCGCACCACCCTGCTGGAGGAGGTCGCGAAGTTCCGCGCCGCCCGGCGGATCTGGGCCCGCGTCATGCGCGAGGAGTTCGGGGCCCGGGACCCGAAGTCGCTGATGCTGCGTTTCCACACCCAGACGGCGGGGGTCCAGCTGACGGCACAGCAGCCCGAGCTGAACCTCGTACGGGTGGCCGTGCAGGCACTGGCGGCCGTACTGGGCGGCACGCAGTCGCTGCACACCAACTCCTTCGACGAGGCCATCGCGCTGCCCACGGAGAAGTCCGCCCGCCTCGCGCTGCGCACCCAGCAGGTCCTCGCGTACGAGACGGACGTGCCGCAGACGGCGGACCCCTTCGCCGGCTCGTACGCGGTGGAGCGGATGACGGACGACCTGGAAGCGGCCGCGCTCGACCTGATGCGGCGGGTCGAGGCGCAGGGCGGCGCGGTGGCCGCGATCGAGGCCGGCTTTCAGAAGGGCGAGATCGAGCGGAACGCCTACCGCATCGCGCAGGAGACCGAGAGCGGGGAGCGGGTGGTGGTCGGTGTGAACCGTTTCGCGCTGGAGCGGGAGGAGCCGTACGAGCCGCTGCGCGTGGACCCCGAGATCGAGGCGCGACAGTGCGCGGCGCTGGCCCGGCTGCGGGCGGAGCGGGACGGGGCGGCGGTGTCGGCGGCGCTCGCGGCGGTTCGGGAGGCGGCCGGGGGGACGGAGAACGTGCTGTACCCGATGAAGGAGGCGCTGCGGGCCCGGGCCACGGTGGGGGAGGTGTGCGGGGCGCTGCGGGAGGTGTGGGGCGCGTACGAACCGGCGGATTCCAACTGGTGA
- the leuE gene encoding leucine efflux protein LeuE gives MLGVTDLPTYLAGLVLIILLPGPNSLYVLSVAARRGVRTGYKAAAGVFTGDAVLMLLTAVGAGALLKASPLVFTVVKFLGAGYLAWLAVGMMRGAWALWRTRQARAEEEAGAPADPGETERPYRRALLISLFNPKAILFLMSFFVQFVDPSYAHPALSFLVLGGLLQTGSFLYLTLLIFGGTRLSAAFRRRKRLSVGATSAAGVLFLGFAAKLAVS, from the coding sequence ATGCTGGGTGTGACAGATCTTCCGACTTATCTCGCCGGCCTGGTACTGATCATTCTGCTGCCGGGGCCGAACTCGCTCTACGTGCTGTCCGTCGCCGCTCGCCGCGGGGTGCGTACCGGGTACAAGGCCGCCGCGGGGGTGTTCACCGGCGACGCCGTGCTGATGCTGCTGACCGCCGTGGGCGCCGGGGCACTGCTCAAGGCGAGCCCGCTGGTCTTCACGGTGGTCAAGTTCCTCGGCGCCGGGTACCTGGCGTGGCTGGCCGTGGGCATGATGCGGGGCGCCTGGGCGCTGTGGCGCACGCGCCAGGCGCGGGCCGAGGAGGAGGCCGGCGCCCCCGCCGACCCGGGCGAGACCGAGCGGCCCTACCGGCGGGCGCTGCTGATCAGCCTCTTCAACCCGAAGGCCATCCTCTTCCTGATGTCCTTCTTCGTGCAGTTCGTGGATCCGTCCTACGCCCACCCGGCCCTGTCGTTCCTGGTCCTGGGCGGACTGCTGCAGACGGGCAGCTTCCTGTACCTGACGCTGCTGATATTCGGCGGCACCCGCCTCTCGGCGGCCTTCCGCCGCCGCAAGAGGCTGTCGGTCGGGGCCACCTCGGCCGCGGGCGTGCTCTTCCTGGGCTTCGCCGCCAAACTCGCCGTCAGCTGA
- a CDS encoding polysialyltransferase family glycosyltransferase, which produces MPTQIFLASTLYGAATLAAGIDAGSFPSADRRILLTSNHSVTAEVSPGIADMPGFAALRTRFDEVLDWNRVIEPQHPSTWAPRAEDVPLWERQLRALWGLGEDRVELIVESLQVPPAQTLCRLFPGAAVDVYADGLMSYGPTRFRLDPQLGMRVRRVLHLDLVPGLEPLLLTEFGVRVELVPSEPFLKVLAELPSHDADLDGIGESPALLLGQYLSALDLMTPDQEEELHVSMVRGAHALGHTELVFKPHPSAPAAYSRRAEAEAERLGARLTVIDTPVLAEALYQRLRPALVAGCFSTGLLTAATLYGLPVARTGTEAVLARLAPYPNSNRVPLVLVDALLPDLADAEAVRSWTPPTPERVRAESAGLLTAVGFTMQPQILAARRPVAEAYLARHLTTSTWRYFTRRRLSALGLPGGIPAQLSFLPRSRAVRRVARRLRRVLG; this is translated from the coding sequence ATGCCCACACAGATCTTCCTGGCCTCCACCCTCTACGGGGCCGCCACCCTCGCGGCCGGCATCGACGCGGGCTCCTTCCCGTCCGCCGACCGCCGCATCCTGCTCACCAGCAACCACTCCGTCACCGCCGAGGTCAGCCCCGGCATCGCGGACATGCCGGGTTTCGCCGCCCTGCGCACCCGCTTCGACGAGGTGCTCGACTGGAACCGCGTCATCGAGCCGCAGCACCCGAGCACCTGGGCCCCGCGCGCGGAGGACGTCCCGCTGTGGGAGCGGCAGCTGCGCGCCCTGTGGGGTCTGGGCGAGGACCGCGTCGAGCTGATCGTGGAGTCCCTCCAGGTACCGCCCGCGCAGACCCTGTGCCGGCTCTTCCCGGGCGCGGCGGTCGACGTCTACGCGGACGGCCTGATGAGTTACGGGCCCACGCGTTTCCGCCTCGACCCGCAGCTCGGGATGCGGGTGCGGCGCGTACTCCACCTGGACCTGGTGCCGGGGCTGGAGCCGCTGCTGCTGACGGAGTTCGGGGTACGGGTCGAGCTGGTGCCCTCGGAGCCGTTCCTGAAGGTCCTGGCGGAACTGCCCTCGCACGACGCGGACCTGGACGGGATCGGGGAGTCCCCCGCGCTGCTGCTGGGCCAGTACCTCTCGGCGCTCGACCTCATGACCCCGGACCAGGAGGAGGAGCTGCACGTCTCGATGGTCCGCGGCGCGCACGCCCTGGGCCACACCGAGCTGGTCTTCAAGCCGCACCCCAGCGCCCCGGCCGCCTACTCGCGCCGCGCGGAGGCGGAGGCCGAGCGGCTCGGCGCCCGCCTCACCGTGATCGACACCCCGGTCCTGGCCGAGGCCCTCTACCAGCGGCTGCGCCCGGCGCTGGTGGCCGGCTGCTTCTCCACCGGTCTGCTGACCGCGGCCACGCTGTACGGGCTGCCGGTGGCGCGGACGGGTACGGAGGCCGTACTGGCCCGTCTGGCCCCGTACCCGAACAGCAACCGCGTCCCGCTGGTCCTGGTGGACGCGCTGCTCCCCGACCTCGCGGACGCGGAGGCGGTGCGCTCCTGGACTCCCCCGACGCCCGAGCGGGTCCGGGCGGAGTCGGCCGGGCTGCTGACCGCGGTCGGGTTCACCATGCAGCCGCAGATCCTCGCGGCGCGCCGCCCGGTGGCCGAGGCCTACCTGGCCCGGCATCTGACCACCAGCACCTGGCGCTACTTCACCCGCCGCCGGCTGTCCGCGCTCGGCCTGCCGGGCGGCATCCCCGCCCAGCTGTCGTTCCTGCCGCGGAGCCGGGCGGTGCGGCGGGTGGCGCGGAGGCTGCGCCGCGTCCTCGGCTGA
- a CDS encoding glycosyltransferase family 2 protein: protein MPKLSVVVPFYNVQTYAPDALKSLELNARDDFEFLLVDDCSTDGTPGLLERAARELPGAVHLRHGQNGGLATARNTGLDAARGEYVAFLDGDDWLAPGHLARTLAAIEALNCDFVRTDHVKCTGRSRSVQRVPYGPQSVVADPRTAILPADRATSVDYPYAWAGMYHRRLLDRGVLHFTDGLRTAEDRPWIWRLHREARSFAAVGLPGIFYRRGVATSLTQIGDERQLDFIRAFDQVISDVLADRESDLLLPKAVRTYCAIIAHHFGAVERYEPAVARKLRSMSTAALGRMPQDVLDHVLDSMDTERSTLLRRVRGRRRSTSGAAA from the coding sequence GTGCCCAAGCTCTCTGTTGTCGTGCCGTTCTACAACGTGCAGACATATGCACCGGATGCCCTGAAGAGTCTCGAACTCAATGCCCGGGACGATTTCGAGTTCCTGCTCGTCGACGACTGCTCGACGGACGGGACCCCCGGCCTGCTGGAGCGGGCCGCGCGCGAGCTGCCCGGGGCGGTGCACCTCAGACACGGGCAGAACGGCGGCCTGGCCACCGCCCGGAACACCGGCCTGGACGCGGCCCGCGGCGAATACGTGGCCTTCCTGGACGGGGACGACTGGCTGGCCCCCGGCCACCTGGCCCGGACCCTGGCCGCCATCGAGGCCCTGAACTGCGATTTCGTCCGTACCGACCATGTGAAGTGCACGGGCAGGTCCCGCAGCGTGCAGCGGGTTCCGTACGGGCCGCAGTCGGTCGTCGCCGATCCGCGCACCGCGATCCTGCCGGCCGACCGGGCCACTTCGGTGGACTACCCGTACGCCTGGGCCGGCATGTACCACCGGCGGCTGCTGGACCGCGGGGTGCTGCACTTCACCGACGGGCTGCGGACGGCGGAGGACCGGCCGTGGATCTGGCGGCTGCACCGGGAGGCCCGGTCCTTCGCCGCGGTCGGACTGCCCGGAATCTTCTACCGCCGCGGGGTCGCCACCTCGTTGACGCAAATCGGTGACGAACGGCAGCTCGATTTCATCCGCGCATTCGATCAAGTGATCTCGGACGTCCTTGCGGACCGGGAATCCGATCTCCTTCTTCCGAAAGCCGTCCGAACATATTGCGCGATCATCGCGCACCATTTCGGTGCCGTCGAGAGGTACGAACCGGCCGTGGCCAGAAAACTCCGATCGATGAGCACGGCGGCGCTCGGGCGCATGCCCCAGGACGTACTCGACCACGTCCTGGACTCGATGGACACGGAACGCTCCACCCTGCTGCGCCGCGTGCGCGGCCGCCGCCGCAGCACGTCGGGAGCGGCCGCCTGA
- a CDS encoding DUF6716 putative glycosyltransferase — MPERKRVAVLADSDTRWKWGALTARRLVPDHQLAGYLLRGRATPTARQLGEVGVQGDRPAEVTCAEFLAEIGREQYDVVVLALVGGAVQAVLHGARALWPEPAARPVLVTGYVGVVYEKLADGLLLRHGADLVLANSRHDAERFRAVYEGVGADTGAVTETALPFLGGAPYEPAGSRTHTVVFAVQPSVPESRADRAYLLERAAGHARLHPEREVLIKLRSRPGEHTTHLEEQPYQRLAAKLPGGLPPNCRLVYGNMGEVLDGTDLLVTVSSTAALESLNRSIPTAVLTDLGIRESLGNHHFLGSGCLASWDQLDAGLLPQGDPEWLAAQGVAGSGDPYAAARAKADGLLAEAELPPVAPYYTLTTAPRYLPGILARQHLAPDGTALPGAVRQTAGQSRLRRRLRAHLREAARGAYRHGVQRVAPVIRRMGEL, encoded by the coding sequence GTGCCAGAACGCAAACGCGTCGCCGTACTCGCCGATTCCGACACGCGATGGAAATGGGGCGCGCTCACCGCCCGCCGTCTCGTGCCCGACCACCAACTCGCCGGATACCTGCTGCGCGGCCGAGCCACACCCACCGCGCGCCAGCTCGGCGAAGTGGGGGTCCAGGGTGACCGGCCGGCCGAGGTGACCTGCGCCGAATTCCTCGCCGAGATCGGGCGGGAGCAGTACGACGTGGTCGTCCTCGCCCTCGTCGGCGGGGCCGTCCAGGCAGTCCTGCACGGGGCCCGCGCCCTGTGGCCCGAACCGGCGGCCCGCCCCGTCCTCGTCACCGGCTACGTCGGCGTCGTGTACGAGAAGCTCGCCGACGGGCTGCTGCTGCGGCACGGCGCCGACCTCGTCCTCGCCAACTCCCGGCACGACGCCGAGCGGTTCCGCGCCGTGTACGAAGGCGTTGGCGCGGACACCGGCGCCGTCACCGAGACCGCGCTGCCCTTCCTCGGCGGGGCCCCGTACGAGCCCGCCGGGAGCCGGACCCACACGGTGGTCTTCGCCGTCCAGCCCTCCGTACCCGAGAGCCGCGCCGACCGCGCGTACCTGCTGGAACGGGCCGCCGGGCACGCGCGGCTGCACCCGGAGCGCGAGGTGCTGATCAAACTGCGCAGCAGGCCGGGGGAGCACACCACGCACCTGGAGGAGCAGCCGTACCAGCGGCTCGCCGCCAAGCTCCCCGGCGGACTCCCGCCCAACTGCCGACTGGTGTACGGGAACATGGGCGAGGTCCTGGACGGTACCGACCTGCTCGTCACCGTCTCCTCCACCGCCGCCCTGGAGTCCCTGAACCGGTCCATCCCGACGGCCGTCCTCACCGACCTCGGCATCCGCGAATCCCTCGGCAACCACCACTTCCTGGGCTCCGGCTGCCTGGCCTCCTGGGACCAGCTCGACGCCGGTCTGCTGCCGCAAGGGGACCCCGAGTGGCTCGCGGCCCAGGGCGTCGCCGGAAGCGGGGACCCCTACGCCGCCGCCCGCGCGAAAGCCGACGGCCTGCTGGCCGAAGCCGAGCTCCCGCCCGTCGCCCCGTACTACACGCTCACCACCGCCCCCCGGTACCTGCCCGGGATCCTCGCGCGCCAGCACCTCGCGCCCGACGGCACCGCGCTGCCCGGCGCGGTGCGGCAGACGGCCGGGCAGTCCCGGCTGCGCCGCCGGCTCCGCGCCCACCTGCGCGAGGCCGCCCGCGGGGCCTACCGGCACGGCGTGCAGCGCGTGGCCCCCGTGATCCGCCGGATGGGAGAGCTGTGA
- a CDS encoding N-acetylneuraminate synthase family protein, with amino-acid sequence MTASPNTRLRTFGSRTAGPGRPVYVVGEIGINHNGDLGNAFALIDAAAEAGCDAVKFQKRTPEICTPRDQWDIERDTPWGRMTYIDYRHKVEFGESEYRAIDEHCAKRGIDWFASPWDTEAVAFLEKFDLPAHKVASASLTDDELLRALRTTGRTVVLSTGMSTPKQIRHAVEVLGSDNILLCHATSTYPAKAEELNLRVINTLQEEYPNVPIGYSGHETGLQTTLAAVALGAAFVERHITLDRAMWGSDQAASVEPGGLARLVRDIRTIETALGDGVKRVYESELGPMKKLRRVQGELAAV; translated from the coding sequence ATGACCGCCTCCCCCAACACCCGCCTGCGCACCTTCGGATCGCGCACCGCGGGCCCCGGCCGGCCCGTCTACGTGGTCGGCGAGATCGGCATCAACCACAACGGCGACCTCGGCAACGCCTTCGCCCTGATCGACGCCGCCGCCGAAGCCGGCTGCGACGCGGTCAAGTTCCAGAAGCGCACCCCGGAGATCTGCACCCCGCGCGACCAGTGGGACATCGAGCGCGACACCCCCTGGGGCCGGATGACCTACATCGACTACCGCCACAAGGTCGAGTTCGGCGAGAGCGAGTACCGCGCCATCGACGAGCACTGCGCCAAGCGCGGCATCGACTGGTTCGCCTCCCCGTGGGACACCGAGGCCGTCGCCTTCCTGGAGAAGTTCGACCTCCCCGCCCACAAGGTCGCCTCCGCCTCGCTCACCGACGACGAGCTGCTGCGTGCCCTGCGCACCACCGGCCGCACCGTCGTCCTGTCCACGGGCATGTCCACCCCGAAGCAGATCCGCCACGCGGTGGAGGTGCTCGGCAGCGACAACATCCTTCTCTGCCACGCCACTTCGACGTACCCGGCCAAGGCCGAGGAGCTCAACCTGCGGGTGATCAACACCCTCCAGGAGGAGTACCCCAACGTCCCGATCGGCTACTCCGGCCACGAGACGGGCCTGCAGACCACCCTCGCCGCCGTCGCCCTCGGCGCCGCCTTCGTCGAGCGCCACATCACCCTCGACCGCGCGATGTGGGGCTCCGACCAGGCCGCCTCCGTCGAGCCCGGCGGCCTCGCCCGCCTCGTCCGCGACATCCGCACCATCGAGACCGCCCTCGGCGACGGCGTCAAGCGCGTCTACGAGTCCGAGCTCGGCCCCATGAAGAAGCTCCGCCGCGTCCAGGGCGAGCTCGCCGCCGTCTGA